In a single window of the Rhopalosiphum padi isolate XX-2018 chromosome 1, ASM2088224v1, whole genome shotgun sequence genome:
- the LOC132917142 gene encoding mitochondrial fission 1 protein, with product MDVEDVLSDVVTMEDLKKFEREYHNQLTTGTVTQEAKFHYAWCLVRSNYPADIRKGLILLEQLIKHEASDEDSKRNYLYYLALGNSRIKEYSTALQFIKAFLHMQPENMQAQNLLVTIQKKMESDAHKGMAVAGALALGLSAVVGIGFALAKTLKK from the exons ATGGACGTTGAAGACGTTTTAAGCGATGTGGTCACCATGGAAGATTTAAAG aaaTTTGAAAGAGAATATCATAATCAACTCACTACAGGAACTGTTACACAAGAAGCAAAGTTTCATTATGCTTGGTGCTTAGTGAGAAGCAATTATCCAGCTGATATCAGAAAAGGACTCATATTATTGGAACAGTTGATCAAACATGAAGCTAGTGATGAAGATTCTAAACGAAATTACCTTTATTACTTAGCATTAGGAAATTCAAGAATTAAA gaATATAGTACAGCTCTACAATTTATCAAAGCATTTTTGCACATGCAACCTGAAAATATGCAAGCACAGAACTTGTTGGTCACCATTCAAAAGAAAATGGAATCCg ATGCACACAAAGGAATGGCAGTGGCTGGAGCTTTAGCATTAGGCCTTAGTGCTGTTGTTGGTATTGGGTTTGCATTggcaaaaaccttaaaaaagtaA